The genome window GTAATTAAAGAGAGCTactaataaaagaattattagaTATGTCTTATTTGAttcttactttattttattattcaggaTGTTATTCAAGCAGATCCTGGAGGACCAGATTCTCTTTTGCATACTGCTGTATGTCAATACAAGAATCTGGTTGGTGTTACTCAGCCTGCAGCAGAGGAATTATACATTTCTATTGTTATGCAGTTAGAGGGATATggaaatgaaacattttctaCTAAGGTATTTACATTTATCCTATAATTTGCATAGTCTTTAACAACACAAGATTGAGAACTTTGACTTACAGGACAATGGAAATAATGAAGTGATACTAGGAATATCTGTCAATGGGATTATGGTCATCTATCCTAACACACAGACAACACAATTCTATAGgtatttatttcgtaaaaatatattacatactgAATTAGCAACTATAGTGGAGATTTATATATGCTTCAGATGGAAAGATATAAGCAATGTGATCAATCACAAAAAGACGTTTAGAATAGAATGTCAAGCCGAAGGCGAGGAGCCAAAGCAATTCATATTTACCGAATCGCGGAATGCAAAATATGTGTGGCGTTTATGTATAGCACAGCACACATTTTACATGCAACATCAAGAATCTCGGCCAATGGAGAGATCAACTAATGGTTATTTCGTAAGTATTATTTCATTCAAGCGCAACATTGCGCCAAGAGCAGGTCCAAGTAAAATCTCTGTATCATATTTTAGGACAGCGACACGAACGATTCGGGAGATCATGCGGTATCGGTAAATTTGGATAACAGAAATGCAGAGGGTCACACAAGATGGACTAGTTATAATGATCTCTCAACGTCACCGTATCCCGTTGTATCCGTGTCGTCTACAGACATCAATAACTTACGTGCCTTACTTCCGTCCTATAGACCAGCACCTGATTATGAAACTGCTGtccaaatgaaatataataacggGGGAAATCCACCCCAGCCTTATTACGCTAATCAATCCACGATTGTGGGAGCAGAAATTTCGTGCCTTCTTGGTAACGTAGTCAATCGAAGTAGATATTGAAATTACGAATTACGAGTTCTATCATCCAAGATCATACGAGATGAGAAACATAATCGTCCCGAGtattataaatgtttttaaGAAGCAGTATTTCctaataattattcatatacaGCCACACCTTCATGAGAAATAACAGAAAATCCTACATTCTGGATTAACACTTTACTGACAACTAGCGATTCAACAGTATACGTACGTTCGActggcgcagattctccctgacGCCGGTTTCGATTTaaactctccaataccattctttttg of Bombus terrestris chromosome 5, iyBomTerr1.2, whole genome shotgun sequence contains these proteins:
- the LOC100648937 gene encoding tyrosine-protein phosphatase non-receptor type 14 isoform X1 codes for the protein MRCLGNFFVKRVITMPFKFHLKKSRQYNVVSKNQYVICIELLDTTSIECTLSIDSLGQECLDNVTQRLGLGQPEFFGLRYISRHDSPSPRWVDMDKPLKKQLEKEAKNFSLYLRVMYYVTDVQLIQDEMTRYHYYLQLKSDVLESRFQCNSRQATLLASYLMQAEFGNYDAERHTMECLQQCTLFPKDVIQADPGGPDSLLHTAVCQYKNLVGVTQPAAEELYISIVMQLEGYGNETFSTKDNGNNEVILGISVNGIMVIYPNTQTTQFYRWKDISNVINHKKTFRIECQAEGEEPKQFIFTESRNAKYVWRLCIAQHTFYMQHQESRPMERSTNGYFDSDTNDSGDHAVSVNLDNRNAEGHTRWTSYNDLSTSPYPVVSVSSTDINNLRALLPSYRPAPDYETAVQMKYNNGGNPPQPYYANQSTIVGAEISCLLGNVVNRSRY
- the LOC100648937 gene encoding tyrosine-protein phosphatase non-receptor type 14 isoform X2, with the translated sequence MPFKFHLKKSRQYNVVSKNQYVICIELLDTTSIECTLSIDSLGQECLDNVTQRLGLGQPEFFGLRYISRHDSPSPRWVDMDKPLKKQLEKEAKNFSLYLRVMYYVTDVQLIQDEMTRYHYYLQLKSDVLESRFQCNSRQATLLASYLMQAEFGNYDAERHTMECLQQCTLFPKDVIQADPGGPDSLLHTAVCQYKNLVGVTQPAAEELYISIVMQLEGYGNETFSTKDNGNNEVILGISVNGIMVIYPNTQTTQFYRWKDISNVINHKKTFRIECQAEGEEPKQFIFTESRNAKYVWRLCIAQHTFYMQHQESRPMERSTNGYFDSDTNDSGDHAVSVNLDNRNAEGHTRWTSYNDLSTSPYPVVSVSSTDINNLRALLPSYRPAPDYETAVQMKYNNGGNPPQPYYANQSTIVGAEISCLLGNVVNRSRY